In a genomic window of Amycolatopsis japonica:
- a CDS encoding enoyl-CoA hydratase-related protein, whose product MTDQLSPSEVDTADTVRYAVNGAVATITFDKPGRGNAMDQPMQIRYGRLLGEASADPGVRAVVVTGSGRSFCPGADLGLLENISISGTGTPEREGFRDVLAAAYADVPVVAAINGGCAGLGFVIACAADVRFAAAGAKFTTAFARRGLIAEYGVAKLLPELVGRGRALDLLFSGRTFTADEAYEYGLVQEVVPPGELSARAMAYATELATYSAPRSMALIKRQVLREAGLSLEDSAREATALMLESFGHPELPEGLASWNERRPPDFPPYQGV is encoded by the coding sequence GTGACCGATCAGCTCTCACCGTCCGAAGTGGACACTGCGGACACGGTCCGGTACGCCGTGAACGGCGCCGTCGCCACGATCACCTTCGACAAACCCGGCCGCGGCAACGCGATGGACCAGCCGATGCAGATCCGCTACGGCCGGCTGCTGGGCGAGGCGTCGGCCGATCCCGGGGTCCGTGCCGTCGTCGTCACCGGCAGCGGCCGCTCCTTCTGCCCCGGCGCGGACCTGGGACTGCTGGAGAACATCTCCATCAGCGGCACGGGCACGCCGGAACGAGAAGGGTTCCGCGACGTCCTCGCCGCCGCGTATGCCGACGTGCCGGTGGTCGCGGCGATCAACGGCGGCTGCGCCGGGCTCGGCTTCGTGATCGCCTGCGCCGCCGACGTCCGGTTCGCCGCGGCGGGCGCGAAGTTCACCACCGCGTTCGCGCGGCGGGGCCTCATCGCCGAATACGGGGTGGCGAAACTGCTGCCCGAACTCGTCGGCCGCGGCCGGGCACTCGATCTGCTGTTCTCCGGGCGGACCTTCACCGCCGACGAGGCGTACGAGTACGGCCTGGTGCAGGAAGTCGTGCCGCCGGGAGAGCTTTCCGCGCGGGCGATGGCCTATGCCACCGAGCTCGCGACCTACAGCGCGCCGCGCTCCATGGCGCTCATCAAACGGCAGGTCCTTCGCGAAGCCGGGCTCTCCCTGGAGGATTCCGCCCGCGAAGCCACCGCCCTGATGCTCGAATCCTTCGGCCACCCGGAACTTCCCGAAGGCCTGGCGAGCTGGAACGAACGCCGTCCGCCGGATTTCCCGCCGTACCAAGGAGTTTAG
- a CDS encoding beta-class carbonic anhydrase translates to MSVTDELLANNAGYAARFSGPLPLPPAKHVAVLACMDARINVYGVLGLQEGEAHVIRNAGGVVTEDEIRSLAISQRLLGTEEIILIHHTDCGMLTFTDDDFKKSIQEEVGVKPAWAAESFGDVDADVRQSIARIKNSPFIPKKDSLRGFVFDVATGKLNEVV, encoded by the coding sequence ATGTCGGTCACCGATGAACTCCTGGCCAACAACGCCGGTTACGCCGCGCGCTTTTCCGGACCACTGCCCTTGCCGCCCGCCAAACACGTGGCCGTGCTCGCCTGTATGGACGCCCGCATCAACGTCTACGGTGTTCTCGGCCTTCAGGAAGGTGAAGCGCACGTCATCCGCAACGCGGGCGGCGTCGTCACCGAGGACGAGATCCGTTCCCTCGCGATCAGCCAGCGCCTGCTCGGCACCGAGGAGATCATCCTCATCCACCATACCGACTGCGGAATGCTCACCTTCACCGACGACGATTTCAAGAAATCCATTCAGGAGGAGGTCGGCGTCAAACCGGCCTGGGCCGCCGAGTCGTTCGGCGACGTCGACGCGGACGTCCGTCAGTCGATCGCGCGGATCAAGAACAGCCCGTTCATTCCCAAGAAGGATTCCCTCCGCGGTTTCGTGTTCGACGTCGCGACGGGGAAACTGAACGAAGTCGTCTGA
- a CDS encoding SDR family oxidoreductase: protein MTPSFTGSGVVVTGGGGGIGAVLARRFAAEGARVVVGDLNGDAAAEVAKEIGGTAVAGDAASEAGVASLIEAARETLGEIDVFCANAGIAPMGGVDAPEEDWARIWDVNVMAHVRAARLLLPPWLERGRGHFISTVSAAGLLTSLGSASYSVTKHGALAFSEWLSATYRHRGLTVQAICPQGVRTAMLENTGPAGELLMGASAIQPEQVADALFEAIAADRFLVLPHPEVADYYAARATQTDRWLGGMNKLQRKVEQVTGE, encoded by the coding sequence GTGACCCCGTCCTTCACCGGATCCGGTGTCGTCGTCACCGGCGGGGGCGGCGGGATCGGTGCCGTCCTCGCCCGCCGGTTCGCCGCCGAGGGCGCGCGCGTGGTCGTCGGCGACCTGAACGGGGACGCCGCGGCCGAGGTCGCGAAGGAGATCGGCGGGACCGCCGTCGCCGGTGACGCCGCGAGCGAAGCGGGTGTCGCGTCGCTGATCGAGGCGGCCCGCGAAACCCTCGGCGAGATCGACGTCTTCTGTGCCAACGCGGGGATCGCGCCGATGGGCGGCGTGGACGCGCCCGAGGAGGACTGGGCGCGGATCTGGGACGTCAACGTCATGGCGCACGTGCGCGCCGCGCGGCTGCTGCTGCCGCCGTGGCTCGAACGCGGCCGCGGGCACTTCATCTCGACGGTGTCGGCCGCGGGATTGCTGACCAGCCTCGGTTCGGCGTCGTACTCGGTGACCAAACACGGCGCGCTCGCCTTCTCCGAATGGCTGTCGGCGACGTACCGGCACCGCGGGCTCACCGTGCAGGCCATCTGCCCGCAGGGCGTGCGGACGGCGATGCTGGAGAACACCGGCCCCGCGGGTGAACTGCTGATGGGCGCGTCGGCGATCCAGCCGGAACAGGTCGCGGACGCGTTGTTCGAGGCCATCGCCGCCGACCGTTTCCTGGTGCTGCCGCATCCCGAGGTCGCGGACTACTACGCCGCGCGGGCCACGCAGACCGACCGCTGGCTCGGCGGGATGAACAAGCTGCAGCGCAAGGTGGAGCAGGTCACCGGCGAATGA